From Scomber scombrus chromosome 6, fScoSco1.1, whole genome shotgun sequence, the proteins below share one genomic window:
- the chrm4b gene encoding muscarinic acetylcholine receptor M4, whose product MESDLNTSTWLRPYANTSGPIRALCPYRTAQLVLIVMVTTSLSSITVLGNALVIASITVNRRLRTINNYLVLSLALADLVVGLVSMNLSSLYVAYGTWPLGAALCDTWLVMDYAVSSASVMNLLIISVDRFFCLTRPLSYPARRTGRTAALMIGAAWLLSFLLWTPAILSWQSADGKRLVPDGECYTQLLASPAVTLATTLPSFYVPALVMMVLYGRVSAASRRRLSTFQSERGSLSPSVKDFLLKRRSWATGEPGPELSHNQSGSSSPSLHRNRKHTAAPHSTEEDSSSNTELHRAASAAFSFPNATSQERRRRRVMARERRVTRTVLAILLAFVLTWTPYNIMAVVATFCHACIPDGLWTAGCWLCYANSAINPGCYALCNATFRKTFCSLLRCRRKPH is encoded by the coding sequence ATGGAGTCTGATCTGAACACCTCCACGTGGCTCCGCCCCTACGCTAACACCTCTGGTCCAATCAGAGCGTTGTGCCCGTACCGCACGGCTCAGCTGGTCCTCATCGTCATGGTAACCACCTCCCTGAGCAGCATCACCGTCCTGGGCAACGCGTTGGTGATCGCGTCAATCACGGTGAACCGGCGCCTGCGGACCATCAATAACTACTTGGTGCTGAGCCTGGCGCTGGCGGACCTGGTGGTGGGTCTGGTGTCCATGAACCTGTCCTCGCTGTACGTGGCGTACGGCACGTGGCCGCTGGGCGCCGCGCTCTGCGACACGTGGCTAGTGATGGACTACGCGGTGAGCAGCGCGTCCGTCATGAACCTGCTGATCATCAGCGTGGATCGTTTCTTCTGCCTGACCCGGCCGCTCAGCTACCCGGCGCGCCGCACGGGCCGGACCGCCGCGCTGATGATCGGCGCCGCCTGGCTGCTGTCCTTCCTGCTGTGGACTCCCGCCATCTTGTCCTGGCAGAGCGCCGACGGGAAGCGCCTGGTCCCAGACGGAGAGTGTTACACGCAGCTGCTGGCCAGCCCCGCCGTCACCCTGGCGACGACGCTGCCGTCCTTCTACGTGCCGGCGCTGGTCATGATGGTTCTGTACGGCCGCGTGTCCGCCGCCAGCCGCCGCCGTCTGAGCACGTTCCAATCAGAGCGAGGCTCGCTCAGTCCGTCTGTTAAAGACTTCCTGTTGAAGCGACGCAGCTGGGCGACCGGCGAGCCTGGCCCAGAGCTCTCTCACAACCAATCAGGGTCCAGCTCGCCGTCGCTCCACAGGAACAGGAAACACACCGCGGCACCGCACAGCACAGAAGAAGACTCGTCGTCCAACACCGAGCTCCACAGAGCGGCTTCGGCGGCGTTCTCCTTCCCCAACGCCACGTCTCAGGAGCGGCGGAGACGGCGAGTAATGGCGAGAGAGAGGAGGGTCACCAGGACCGTCCTGGCCATCCTGCTGGCCTTCGTCCTCACCTGGACGCCGTATAACATCATGGCCGTCGTCGCCACGTTCTGTCACGCCTGCATCCCTGATGGCCTTTGGACCGCCGGCTGCTGGCTCTGCTACGCCAACAGTGCCATCAACCCCGGCTGCTATGCTCTGTGCAACGCCACCTTCAGGAAGACCTTCTGCAGTCTGCTGCGCTGCCGCAGGAAGCCACACTGA